The Stomoxys calcitrans chromosome 3, idStoCalc2.1, whole genome shotgun sequence genome includes a region encoding these proteins:
- the LOC106081122 gene encoding uncharacterized protein LOC106081122: MRKNFKFNDLLLLKLVVVTAIFGSLVNNVQSSESCWTHEDVCNVRAEIFQNLEFSNGIAMQIDCTSNGSMEEGGESMKSLGEADNDQELDFQLNAVENEGGVEDLQHHHEPAALIHSSTYFSLRRRFMGIQSVMLDGCQTPLNTHTYGLEFLPICANVTKVSLQHYHIDSLTPLKCEGVDILDLEYLQLQFNEIASIDDESFQSAYPHLRVLELQSNSLRVVQPKAFRSLRSLEHLRIVNEPVLMLKSGDLFEYTAAITIHLVALRQMTSEIFQHLPETLQTLYVADTVLDSDAVEVSNPRTLANLTLMNCALEAFTLRDIHSTVKSITLNGNTLKRFVAHENNLKELDLGNNRLDHFDFEWLVNVTSLERLSLRGNHLRTLSLYGLMQRLPNGHFVDLRENRLQALAEVDRDLPFWLTSHLRLKCDQNPWDCLWLHEFAHNFPEKFRLLQYDKFISKINVNGLQCIPAEKPPEASQNPQTTVSSGVLGEGITASPEKALNASSYVVYSNGDQWEFKRNQRAEALIIVFMLPLGIAFLFLLLYMWIYCQKMFHLSYYKNFSCVRKRPPLPNPSQRFDVVRQMPSQQQQQQQHQADSCSHALNYTNLHDHHHNDEIVGGGGGGYEVPLHGLCSECNCKPLNANSLQKCNKAIHITYEHSPTDMPHQIYEEIISVHNPDYDDPHRTSHVHYDHLRFE; encoded by the coding sequence atgagaaaaaattttaagttcaatgatttgTTGTTGCTGAAACTTGTGGTTGTAACGGCAATTTTCGGCAGCTTGGTAAACAATGTGCAGTCGAGTGAATCCTGCTGGACACACGAGGATGTTTGTAATGTTCGGGCggagatatttcaaaatttggaattttccaATGGCATAGCCATGCAAATCGATTGCACCTCAAATGGTAGCATGGAAGAGGGGGGAGAGTCTATGAAAAGTCTTGGTGAGGCTGATAATGATCAAGAATTGGATTTTCAATTAAATGCTGTTGAAAATGAAGGTGGTGTTGAGGATCTACAGCATCATCATGAACCAGCCGCACTCATACATTCAAGCACATATTTTTCGCTACGACGCCGTTTCATGGGCATACAGTCTGTAATGCTGGATGGCTGCCAAACGCCTCTGAACACACACACGTACGGTTTGGAAtttttaccgatctgtgccaacgTCACCAAAGTCTCTTTGCAACACTATCACATCGATTCGCTGACCCCTTTGAAATGTGAGGGAGTAGATATCCTAGACTTGGAATATCTGCAGCTGCAGTTCAATGAGATTGCCTCCATCGACGATGAAAGCTTCCAAAGTGCCTATCCCCATTTGAGGGTTTTGGAATTGCAAAGCAATTCCCTTCGTGTGGTGCAGCCTAAGGCTTTTCGTTCGCTGCGCTCTTTGGAACACTTACGCATTGTCAATGAACCAGTGCTGATGTTGAAATCCGGCGATCTTTTTGAGTATACAGCGGCCATCACCATACACTTGGTGGCCCTAAGGCAGATGACGTCAGAGATTTTCCAACATTTACCTGAGACACTGCAAACCCTGTATGTGGCCGACACGGTGCTCGACAGTGATGCTGTCGAGGTTAGCAATCCCCGCACGCTTGCCAATCTGACGCTGATGAATTGCGCTCTCGAAGCATTCACACTTCGCGATATTCACTCAACCGTTAAATCAATCACTTTGAATGGCAACACACTGAAGCGTTTTGTGGCGCACGAAAACAATTTGAAAGAATTGGATTTGGGCAACAATCGTTTGGATCATTTCGATTTTGAGTGGCTAGTGAATGTGACATCGTTGGAACGGCTGTCGTTAAGGGGTAACCATTTGCGTACGCTGTCTTTGTATGGGCTCATGCAGCGACTGCCCAATGGCCACTTTGTGGATTTGAGGGAAAATCGTTTGCAAGCTCTGGCCGAGGTCGACAGGGACCTGCCCTTTTGGTTGACTTCGCACCTAAGGCTAAAGTGTGATCAAAACCCCTGGGACTGTTTGTGGTTGCATGAGTTTGCCCACAATTTTCCGGAAAAGTTTCGTCTGCTGCAGTATGATAAGTTCATATCGAAAATCAATGTCAATGGTTTGCAATGCATACCAGCAGAGAAACCACCGGAAGCCTCCCAAAATCCACAAACGACAGTCTCATCAGGAGTCTTGGGTGAAGGTATCACTGCGAGTCCCGAAAAAGCACTCAATGCCTCCAGCTATGTGGTCTACAGCAACGGTGATCAATGGGAGTTCAAACGCAATCAAAGAGCCGAAGCCCTCATCATAGTCTTTATGCTGCCCTTGGGTATAGCATTCCTCTTTCTGTTGCTATACATGTGGATCTACTGCCAGAAGATGTTTCATTTGTcgtattacaaaaatttttcatgtgTGCGTAAAAGGCCACCGCTGCCCAATCCTTCGCAGAGATTTGATGTGGTTAGGCAAATGCCAtcccagcagcaacaacaacagcaacaccaaGCTGATTCCTGTTCTCACGCCTTAAACTATACTAATTTGCATGATCATCACCATAATGATGAAAtcgttggtggtggtggtggtggctatGAGGTGCCCTTACATGGTCTATGCTCCGAATGCAATTGTAAGCCTTTGAATGCCAACTCATTGCAGAAATGCAACAAGGCCATACATATAACCTATGAACACTCACCCACCGATATGCCCCATCAAATCTATGAGGAAATAATAAGTGTGCACAATCCGGATTATGATGATCCCCACAGAACATCTCATGTACATTATGATCATTTAAGATTTGAATAG